One genomic segment of Euzebya sp. includes these proteins:
- a CDS encoding prolyl oligopeptidase family serine peptidase has protein sequence MRRTTPTTAPYGTWPSPLSADALAGSAIAFADLVVDGDDVLWIQQEARLQGRGAVMRHSPGGGVTQLTPDDFNARTRVHEYGGGALAAGHGVVLACSWADQRVHRIVHGRTEPVTPAPATPAGIRWQAMRILPGGGAFVAVRETHGPDRPRSNPNVHGAEEAVNELVRVDLATGSVTVLDTGSDFVGGPWLSPSGRRIAWLRWDHPHMPWDTAALWVADLADDGLRDATHVAGGDSAVSEARWLDDQRLAFTDDASGWWNVHLWDGERVTRLHDEPVDAGTPRWQPGTDRIAPLGGRLYVAVIDAGLMHVRDLGEPPETSPTATPASSTPIDLDGIASIQCLDVAGDRLVAIAGGPATPNAVIAIDPTARTTAPLSTVQDDPAAAIGATPRPISFPTPDGATAHALHYPPTSRTHVGPPDEAPPLVVLSHGGPTGGARAALNPTAQYWASRGFAVVDVNYRGSAGYGRAFRDALKGSWGIHDVTDCVAAATHLVAEGHADGDRLIIEGGSAGGYTTLMALCTTDVFAAGGNSFGVSDLRALATDTHKFESRYLDSLIGPWPEEEARYVERSPITHVDRLTTPTIVLQGDEDAVVPPSQSEVIVDALRRRGLPHAYLLFAGEQHGFRQAANIARAFEARLAFYGRVLGFDPADDIDLPEFVPGTASG, from the coding sequence TGCAGGGCCGCGGCGCGGTCATGCGACACTCCCCCGGCGGCGGCGTCACCCAGCTCACCCCCGACGACTTCAACGCCCGCACCCGGGTGCACGAGTACGGCGGCGGGGCGCTCGCCGCGGGGCACGGCGTCGTCCTGGCCTGCAGCTGGGCCGACCAGCGGGTCCACCGGATCGTCCACGGCCGGACCGAGCCGGTCACGCCGGCCCCCGCCACCCCCGCCGGGATCCGCTGGCAGGCCATGCGCATCCTCCCCGGCGGTGGCGCGTTCGTGGCGGTCCGCGAGACCCACGGGCCGGACCGGCCGCGGTCGAACCCGAACGTCCACGGGGCGGAGGAGGCCGTGAACGAGCTGGTCCGCGTCGACCTCGCCACGGGCAGCGTGACCGTCCTCGACACCGGGTCGGACTTCGTCGGCGGACCCTGGCTCAGCCCGTCGGGTCGGCGCATCGCCTGGCTCCGGTGGGACCACCCGCACATGCCCTGGGACACCGCCGCCCTCTGGGTGGCGGACCTGGCCGACGACGGGCTGCGCGACGCCACCCACGTCGCCGGCGGCGACAGCGCGGTCTCCGAGGCGCGGTGGCTGGACGACCAGCGGCTCGCGTTCACCGACGACGCGTCCGGCTGGTGGAACGTCCACCTGTGGGACGGCGAGCGGGTGACCCGCCTCCACGACGAGCCCGTCGACGCCGGCACACCCCGCTGGCAGCCCGGCACCGACCGGATCGCCCCGCTCGGCGGGCGGCTGTACGTCGCGGTCATCGATGCCGGCCTGATGCACGTGCGCGACCTCGGCGAGCCGCCCGAGACCTCGCCCACCGCCACCCCGGCCAGCAGCACGCCGATCGACCTCGACGGCATCGCCAGCATCCAGTGCCTCGACGTCGCCGGCGACCGGCTCGTCGCCATCGCGGGCGGGCCGGCCACGCCGAACGCCGTGATCGCGATCGACCCGACGGCGCGGACCACCGCACCCCTCAGCACCGTCCAGGACGACCCCGCCGCCGCGATCGGGGCGACCCCCCGGCCGATCAGCTTCCCGACCCCCGACGGGGCGACCGCGCACGCCCTGCACTACCCGCCGACGAGCCGCACCCACGTCGGTCCACCCGACGAGGCCCCGCCGCTGGTGGTGCTCAGCCACGGCGGCCCGACCGGCGGGGCGCGGGCGGCGCTCAACCCGACAGCCCAGTACTGGGCGTCGCGGGGGTTCGCCGTCGTCGACGTCAACTACCGCGGGTCGGCGGGCTACGGCCGCGCGTTCCGCGATGCGCTGAAGGGGAGCTGGGGCATCCACGACGTCACCGACTGCGTGGCCGCGGCCACCCACCTGGTCGCCGAGGGGCACGCCGACGGCGACCGGCTCATCATCGAGGGCGGCTCGGCCGGCGGGTACACGACGCTCATGGCGCTGTGCACGACCGACGTCTTCGCCGCCGGCGGCAACTCCTTCGGCGTGTCGGACCTGCGGGCGCTGGCGACCGACACCCACAAGTTCGAGTCCCGCTACCTCGACTCCCTCATCGGGCCGTGGCCCGAGGAGGAGGCACGCTACGTCGAGCGCTCCCCCATCACCCACGTCGACCGTCTGACCACGCCCACGATCGTGCTGCAGGGGGACGAGGACGCCGTCGTTCCCCCGTCGCAGTCCGAGGTGATCGTCGACGCGCTGCGCCGGCGCGGCCTGCCGCACGCGTACCTGCTGTTCGCCGGTGAGCAGCACGGCTTCCGGCAGGCGGCCAACATCGCCCGGGCGTTCGAGGCGCGCCTGGCCTTCTACGGGCGGGTGCTCGGCTTCGACCCGGCCGACGACATCGACCTCCCGGAGTTCGTGCCGGGGACGGCGTCCGGCTGA